The Aquisalimonas asiatica genome has a segment encoding these proteins:
- a CDS encoding diguanylate cyclase domain-containing protein, producing the protein MGKPAQARLPAGVAERILDYTSEAVLVADANREICWVNRAFTTITGYTLDDVRGRQPTLFRSDHHDDAFYQAIYEKLMTTGSWCGEIWRRRKDGDVFPALLTVTRIVGDTPDDTFYVDFFTDMAAYKQHEQRVEFLVHHDVLTELPNRFLLMDRLAGALARARRKDNALAVLFVDIDNFKALNDRHGHAVGDAVLRAAAHRFLWCVREGDTVARLGGDEFVILLEELGSPDDAATIGESIRAAFAAPVHHNGVDLEMTISIGISHYPSDATEPDALIDRADASMYRAKRAGRNRVDRIIAGPYSR; encoded by the coding sequence ATGGGCAAACCGGCACAGGCGAGACTCCCCGCTGGCGTGGCGGAGCGGATTCTCGATTACACCTCGGAAGCCGTGCTGGTGGCGGACGCGAACCGCGAGATCTGCTGGGTGAACCGGGCATTCACGACGATCACCGGCTACACGCTTGACGACGTGCGCGGGCGACAGCCCACGTTGTTCCGCAGTGATCACCACGACGACGCGTTCTACCAGGCCATCTACGAGAAGCTCATGACCACCGGCTCCTGGTGCGGCGAGATCTGGCGACGCCGCAAGGACGGCGACGTCTTCCCGGCGCTGCTCACGGTCACGCGGATCGTCGGCGACACGCCCGATGACACGTTCTACGTGGACTTCTTCACGGACATGGCCGCCTACAAGCAGCACGAACAGCGGGTCGAGTTCCTGGTGCACCACGACGTGCTCACGGAGCTACCGAACCGTTTCCTGCTCATGGACCGCCTGGCCGGCGCGCTGGCACGCGCACGCCGGAAGGATAACGCGCTCGCCGTGCTGTTCGTGGACATCGACAACTTCAAGGCCCTGAACGATCGCCACGGCCACGCCGTGGGTGATGCCGTACTGCGGGCCGCGGCCCACCGGTTCCTGTGGTGCGTTCGCGAAGGGGACACGGTCGCCCGGCTGGGCGGCGACGAGTTCGTCATCCTGCTGGAGGAGCTGGGCTCACCGGACGACGCCGCTACCATCGGCGAGTCCATTCGCGCGGCCTTCGCCGCTCCGGTCCACCACAACGGCGTGGATCTGGAGATGACGATCAGCATCGGAATCAGTCATTATCCGTCAGATGCAACCGAACCCGATGCACTGATCGACCGGGCAGACGCCTCCATGTACCGGGCCAAACGCGCCGGGCGGAACCGGGTCGACCGGATCATCGCGGGACCTTACAGCCGATAG
- a CDS encoding TrpB-like pyridoxal phosphate-dependent enzyme, with protein MTETVKYLLDETRIPRQWYNINADLPEPMAPVLHPGTHQPVTADDLLPLFPRGVIEQEMSSEREIDIPEPVRAAYRQWRPAPLYRARRLEQALGTPARIYYKYEGVSPTGSHKPNTAVAQAFYNHQEGVKRITTETGAGQWGSSLALAGAMFGLEIAVYMVKVSFQQKPYRRAFMESFGAECIASPSNTTQAGRAILADHPDSTGSLGIAISEAVEMAVQRDDTRYALGSVLNHVLLHQTVTGIEAREQMAMADDEPDVVIGCTGGGSNFAGLVFPFLGDQLRGGKTMEFIAVEPAACPTLTKGRFAYDFGDTAHLTPLTKMHTLGSGFVPSGFHAGGLRYHGMAPQISHLTDLGLIKPRAYEQLECFAAGLEFARAEGIIPAPEANHAVKAALDEARQCRETGESKAILFNLCGHGNFDMQAYTDYLAGKLHDQEYAESEAAMALSGLPSV; from the coding sequence ATGACGGAAACGGTGAAGTACCTGCTCGACGAAACCCGCATCCCCCGCCAGTGGTACAACATCAACGCGGACCTGCCCGAGCCCATGGCACCGGTGCTGCACCCGGGCACCCACCAGCCGGTCACGGCGGACGACCTGCTGCCGCTGTTCCCGCGTGGGGTGATCGAGCAGGAGATGAGCAGCGAGCGCGAGATCGACATTCCGGAACCGGTCCGCGCCGCCTACCGGCAGTGGCGCCCGGCGCCGCTGTACCGCGCGCGCCGCCTGGAGCAGGCCCTGGGCACCCCGGCACGCATCTACTACAAGTACGAAGGCGTCAGCCCCACCGGCAGTCACAAGCCGAATACGGCCGTGGCCCAGGCGTTCTACAACCATCAGGAAGGTGTGAAACGCATCACCACCGAGACCGGAGCCGGCCAGTGGGGGTCCTCCCTGGCGCTGGCTGGCGCCATGTTCGGCCTGGAGATCGCCGTCTACATGGTCAAGGTGAGCTTCCAGCAGAAGCCGTACCGGCGGGCGTTCATGGAGAGCTTCGGTGCCGAGTGCATCGCCAGCCCCAGCAACACCACCCAGGCCGGCCGGGCCATTCTGGCCGACCATCCGGACAGTACCGGCAGCCTGGGCATTGCCATCAGTGAAGCGGTGGAGATGGCCGTGCAGCGCGACGACACCCGCTACGCCCTGGGCAGCGTGCTCAACCACGTCCTGCTGCACCAGACCGTCACCGGCATCGAGGCGCGCGAACAGATGGCCATGGCCGACGACGAGCCGGACGTGGTGATCGGCTGCACCGGCGGTGGCAGCAACTTTGCCGGGCTAGTGTTTCCCTTCCTGGGCGACCAGCTGCGCGGCGGCAAGACCATGGAGTTCATCGCCGTGGAGCCCGCCGCCTGCCCGACCCTGACCAAGGGGCGCTTCGCCTACGATTTCGGCGACACCGCGCACCTGACACCTCTGACCAAGATGCACACCCTGGGCTCCGGCTTCGTGCCCTCGGGCTTCCACGCCGGCGGTCTGCGCTACCACGGCATGGCGCCGCAGATCAGCCACCTGACCGATCTCGGCCTGATCAAGCCCCGGGCCTATGAACAGCTGGAGTGCTTCGCCGCCGGTCTGGAGTTCGCCCGCGCCGAAGGCATCATCCCGGCGCCGGAGGCGAATCACGCCGTCAAGGCCGCCCTGGACGAGGCACGCCAATGCCGGGAGACCGGCGAGAGCAAGGCGATCCTGTTCAACCTGTGCGGCCACGGCAACTTCGACATGCAGGCGTACACCGATTATCTCGCCGGCAAGCTGCACGACCAGGAGTATGCCGAATCCGAGGCGGCCATGGCTCTTTCCGGGCTGCCATCGGTATGA
- a CDS encoding Na/Pi cotransporter family protein, which produces MSQPQLPQSSDSALARAQTSPEAPAWMRGLYAGLFLYLFLSALNVMSGGLGMFGDESDWMERAFAYGENPFIALMGAVLVTVLVQSSSFTTALIVTLVAAGDMPLGTAVFAIMGANIGTAVTGVIVSLANIRIRRNFRRSFTAALLHDFFNLLTVAILFPLEWISGAMHEQGRGLLTRLANWLSDLIGLEEVANPNSPVRVITRPMVELFEWLTGLATPTVMAHGLFMAAMGLLLMFVSLVFMVQNLRGALLRRMDGLFRTYFFRTDIRSYLVGVFSTVMVQSSTITTSLMVPLAGAGVVPMRRVFPFMIGANLGTTVTSILAATANPVSAAMTVALFHVCFNLIGTAIWYPLRRLPVMLATWYGRLAANATRYAFAFLFLIFLILPVAGIVLTELLIIHG; this is translated from the coding sequence ATGTCCCAACCCCAACTGCCCCAGTCGTCCGACTCGGCACTGGCACGCGCCCAGACGTCTCCGGAAGCGCCGGCGTGGATGCGAGGCCTCTACGCCGGGCTGTTCCTGTACCTGTTCCTCTCCGCCCTCAACGTCATGAGCGGCGGGCTGGGCATGTTCGGCGACGAGAGCGACTGGATGGAGCGGGCGTTCGCCTACGGCGAGAACCCGTTCATCGCCCTCATGGGCGCGGTGCTGGTCACGGTGCTGGTGCAGAGTTCCTCGTTTACCACCGCGCTGATCGTCACCCTGGTCGCGGCCGGGGACATGCCGCTCGGCACGGCGGTGTTCGCCATCATGGGTGCCAATATCGGCACGGCGGTCACGGGCGTCATCGTCTCGCTGGCGAACATCCGCATCCGCCGTAACTTCCGACGGTCGTTCACCGCTGCTCTGCTGCACGATTTCTTCAACCTGCTCACGGTTGCCATCCTGTTCCCGCTGGAGTGGATCTCCGGCGCCATGCACGAGCAGGGGCGCGGGCTGCTGACGCGGCTGGCGAACTGGCTGAGCGACCTGATCGGGCTGGAAGAGGTGGCGAACCCGAACAGCCCCGTGCGCGTGATCACACGGCCCATGGTGGAACTGTTCGAGTGGCTGACGGGGCTTGCCACGCCGACGGTGATGGCCCACGGGCTGTTCATGGCGGCCATGGGCCTTCTGCTGATGTTCGTCTCGCTGGTGTTCATGGTGCAGAACCTGCGCGGCGCCCTGCTGCGGCGCATGGACGGGCTGTTCCGCACCTACTTCTTCCGCACCGACATCCGCTCCTACCTGGTGGGTGTGTTCTCGACGGTGATGGTGCAGTCGAGCACCATCACCACCAGCCTGATGGTGCCGCTGGCCGGGGCCGGCGTCGTGCCCATGCGGCGGGTCTTCCCGTTCATGATCGGCGCCAACCTGGGCACCACCGTGACCAGCATTCTCGCCGCCACGGCCAATCCGGTGTCCGCCGCGATGACCGTGGCGCTGTTCCACGTGTGCTTCAACCTGATCGGCACGGCCATCTGGTACCCGCTGCGCCGGCTGCCGGTCATGCTCGCCACCTGGTACGGCCGCCTGGCGGCAAACGCAACCCGTTATGCGTTCGCGTTCCTGTTCTTGATATTCTTGATACTGCCGGTGGCAGGGATTGTCCTCACCGAGCTACTGATCATCCATGGATAA
- a CDS encoding phosphate signaling complex PhoU family protein codes for MFRQLYSALTADNTLDQAFSELTEMLDHASWMFIRANNVLHNSVPARDVRDSIYARDRAINELERSIRRKVLRHLTVNPGYDVAVSLALMSVAKDAERIGDYCKNVFEVGQFYTQGFHVPKYQEPLDHVAEETVEMFRMVSDACRKSDEAKAEAALSKVRDIRHQCDKVIQELFADENEIEFHEAVAYSLLARHYKRVAAHLANIATAVLGQVEDLDFYTED; via the coding sequence ATGTTTCGACAGCTTTATTCGGCGCTGACCGCCGACAACACACTGGATCAGGCCTTCTCGGAGCTCACCGAGATGCTGGACCACGCGTCGTGGATGTTCATCCGCGCCAATAACGTGCTGCACAACTCCGTGCCGGCACGGGATGTGCGCGACAGCATCTACGCCCGGGACCGAGCGATCAACGAGCTGGAACGCTCCATCCGGCGCAAGGTGCTGCGGCACTTGACGGTCAACCCCGGCTACGATGTCGCGGTCAGCCTGGCGCTGATGAGCGTCGCCAAGGATGCGGAGCGCATCGGCGACTACTGCAAGAACGTGTTCGAGGTCGGGCAGTTCTACACCCAGGGCTTCCATGTCCCCAAGTACCAGGAGCCGCTGGACCATGTCGCCGAGGAGACGGTGGAGATGTTCCGCATGGTCTCCGACGCCTGCCGCAAGTCCGACGAGGCCAAGGCGGAGGCGGCGCTCAGCAAGGTCCGCGACATTCGGCATCAGTGCGACAAGGTGATCCAGGAGCTGTTCGCCGACGAGAACGAGATCGAATTCCACGAAGCCGTGGCCTACTCCCTGCTCGCGCGCCATTACAAGCGCGTCGCCGCGCACCTGGCCAATATCGCCACCGCCGTCCTCGGGCAGGTGGAGGATCTGGACTTCTACACGGAAGACTGA
- the hemH gene encoding ferrochelatase — MRYTAKEGFRHDDTPRLGVLIANLGTPDAPTTPALRKYLAQFLADPRVIELPRIVWRAILHGIVLRTRPKKSAAAYREVWSEDGSPLLVTGLAQTRGIGERLAERLEGPVAVELAMRYGSPSMAEGLQKLRDQGAERLVVLPMYPQYSGSTTASTFDALADELKQWRWIPELRFIGQYHDDERYIRCLADSIREHWQAHGRGEKLLFSFHGTPKRYLLNGDPYHCQCLKTARLVAEELELTRDDWMVSFQSRFGNEEWLKPYTDETITEFARSGMKTLDVICPGFSADCLETLEEIEGENAEYFEENGGESLRYIRCLNDRSDHLDMLTDLLLEHVQGWPEAGGPPRGLRDQQATRDRALALGAEN, encoded by the coding sequence ATGCGCTATACCGCCAAAGAGGGGTTCCGCCACGATGATACGCCGCGTCTCGGCGTGCTGATCGCCAACCTCGGGACACCGGACGCCCCCACGACGCCCGCATTGCGCAAGTACCTGGCGCAGTTCCTGGCAGACCCGCGGGTCATCGAGCTCCCACGTATCGTCTGGCGCGCCATCCTGCACGGCATCGTCCTGCGGACGCGGCCGAAGAAATCCGCCGCGGCCTACCGTGAAGTCTGGAGCGAAGACGGCTCCCCCCTGCTGGTGACCGGGCTGGCACAGACCCGGGGCATCGGCGAGCGGCTCGCCGAGCGACTGGAAGGTCCCGTGGCGGTGGAGCTGGCCATGCGCTACGGCAGCCCGTCCATGGCCGAAGGGCTGCAGAAACTGCGCGACCAGGGGGCCGAACGGCTGGTGGTCCTGCCCATGTACCCGCAGTACTCCGGCAGCACCACCGCGTCCACGTTCGATGCTCTCGCCGACGAGCTCAAACAGTGGCGGTGGATTCCCGAATTGCGTTTCATCGGCCAGTATCACGACGACGAACGCTACATCCGCTGCCTGGCAGACAGCATCCGCGAACACTGGCAGGCGCACGGGCGTGGCGAGAAACTGCTGTTCTCCTTCCACGGCACCCCCAAGCGCTACCTCCTGAACGGCGACCCCTACCACTGCCAGTGCCTGAAGACGGCGCGGCTGGTTGCCGAGGAGCTGGAGCTCACCCGTGACGACTGGATGGTGTCGTTCCAGTCACGGTTCGGCAACGAGGAGTGGCTGAAGCCGTATACCGACGAGACGATCACCGAATTCGCCCGCTCCGGCATGAAGACGCTGGACGTGATCTGCCCCGGTTTCTCCGCGGACTGCCTCGAGACGCTGGAGGAGATCGAGGGGGAGAATGCCGAGTACTTCGAGGAGAACGGCGGCGAGTCACTGCGCTACATCCGCTGTCTCAACGATCGCAGCGACCACCTGGACATGCTCACGGACCTGCTGCTGGAGCATGTCCAGGGGTGGCCGGAGGCTGGCGGCCCGCCCCGCGGCCTGCGTGATCAGCAGGCCACCCGCGATCGCGCCCTGGCCCTGGGAGCGGAGAACTGA
- a CDS encoding molybdopterin-dependent oxidoreductase, producing the protein MRRWLGGLLMVLLPALAAAGSIEPSDASPTRDDTPVLTLIQNGERTTLSLADIESVGLYEADITHFEGLDGVFTGVKLQAFADAYGLNDARRIRFIAADDYTIFLEPQALTEREFLLVTRFEGEPVPRDMLGPLMLIVPEEEQAVLAGETAMTDWMWAITEIRAR; encoded by the coding sequence ATGCGCCGCTGGCTCGGCGGCCTGCTGATGGTGCTGCTGCCGGCACTTGCCGCCGCCGGATCCATTGAACCAAGCGACGCGTCGCCCACCCGTGACGACACGCCGGTGCTGACCCTTATCCAGAACGGTGAACGCACCACCCTGTCCCTGGCGGATATCGAATCCGTCGGGTTGTACGAAGCGGACATCACCCACTTCGAGGGGCTGGATGGCGTCTTCACCGGGGTTAAACTGCAGGCGTTCGCGGACGCATACGGGCTGAACGATGCGCGTCGCATACGCTTCATCGCCGCGGACGACTACACCATCTTCCTGGAACCGCAGGCGTTGACCGAGCGGGAGTTCCTGCTGGTCACCCGCTTCGAAGGCGAGCCCGTGCCCAGAGACATGCTCGGACCGTTGATGCTGATCGTGCCGGAGGAGGAACAGGCAGTCCTCGCCGGGGAGACGGCCATGACCGACTGGATGTGGGCGATTACCGAGATCCGTGCGCGATGA
- a CDS encoding GGDEF domain-containing protein, producing the protein MNPRRRLRYTLAAAFALLVTALGTASWLFVDNAGRYIGADYTAFASNLVRGQHETSLLRYQTETLLAHPRPEHREQLLSTLAVIRSREHTTRHGLEQRELDPDAYGPVVAEFDDVNARLPRLESLVDRAVDHPEVHEELDMLAMEVEDTLAFIYSQLHQINHAAAAEQRRMTRWLSIAVVTLGVLVLAIIGVLLWTIDKVVGQKTALERLTVTDSLTGLPNRRAMVQRMEQTLSLAQRNGRPVSLALIDADHFKTINDQDGHPVGDAVLRALAQHLGQQVRQTDLLARIGGEEFGLLMPETDEHGAHELCERLRDSVESLPLPVIRSGPTLTVSIGVATGHPDRGINFNTLYLKADQALYAAKHAGRNRVVSQP; encoded by the coding sequence ATGAACCCGCGCCGCCGGCTGCGCTATACGCTGGCGGCGGCGTTTGCGCTGCTGGTAACGGCGCTGGGGACGGCCTCGTGGCTGTTTGTGGACAACGCCGGCCGGTACATCGGGGCCGACTACACCGCCTTCGCCAGCAACCTGGTTCGTGGCCAGCATGAGACCAGCCTGCTGCGCTACCAGACCGAAACGCTGCTGGCACACCCCCGCCCGGAGCACCGGGAACAGCTGCTGAGCACGCTCGCCGTCATCCGCAGTCGCGAGCACACCACCCGTCACGGCCTGGAGCAGCGGGAACTGGACCCGGACGCCTACGGGCCGGTCGTGGCCGAGTTCGACGACGTGAACGCGCGCCTGCCCCGCCTGGAGTCGCTGGTGGACAGGGCCGTGGATCACCCCGAGGTGCACGAGGAGCTGGACATGCTCGCCATGGAAGTGGAGGACACCCTGGCGTTCATCTACAGCCAGCTGCACCAGATCAACCATGCCGCGGCCGCCGAGCAGCGGCGGATGACCCGCTGGCTCTCCATCGCCGTCGTCACCCTTGGGGTGCTGGTCCTGGCCATCATCGGCGTCCTGCTCTGGACCATCGACAAGGTCGTGGGCCAGAAGACGGCGTTGGAGCGCCTGACCGTCACCGACTCGCTGACCGGTCTGCCGAACCGGCGTGCCATGGTGCAGCGCATGGAGCAGACCCTGTCCCTGGCGCAACGCAACGGGCGGCCGGTCAGCCTCGCCCTGATCGACGCCGACCACTTCAAGACCATCAACGACCAGGATGGCCACCCGGTTGGCGATGCCGTGCTACGCGCCCTGGCGCAGCACCTGGGTCAGCAGGTGCGGCAGACCGACCTGCTGGCGCGCATCGGCGGCGAGGAGTTCGGGCTACTGATGCCGGAAACGGACGAGCACGGGGCACACGAGCTGTGCGAACGGCTGCGGGACTCCGTCGAGAGCCTGCCGCTGCCGGTGATCCGGTCCGGCCCCACGCTCACCGTCAGCATCGGTGTGGCCACAGGCCACCCGGACCGGGGCATCAACTTCAACACCCTGTACCTCAAGGCGGACCAGGCGCTCTATGCCGCCAAGCACGCAGGCCGCAACCGCGTCGTCAGCCAGCCCTGA